A section of the Eublepharis macularius isolate TG4126 chromosome 1, MPM_Emac_v1.0, whole genome shotgun sequence genome encodes:
- the LOC129325148 gene encoding uncharacterized protein LOC129325148, with product MSHGGDSYVKRGISWRHREIMDLLHFWGEEKIQEALRNTHRNLDYFERISEQMATRGHRRSALECRSKTKTMRLEYEKVVAHNNRSGNAPITCPYYRELESILRGDASVNPKRIARSMVLQVVGQVQPETLVLQRGSEELFSHDLHTCNPAEIRMSTPYHTEDCDGLIEAEGHALEPDLDATPDGLLDDGFIDRGFTMQEDFLDKENNPPSPRSTAEGSMEMTTPDLSPGTRLDNIRCRKRPVSAITSAAEKLLSLASAEHQEELALRRQEQEETKKWREEEGRRHQEFLQETRLERRMFQDAWSQNLEVMRATVQTLKSFGEAFLMQQTPKLPELTNGHVEDIATDNTRKGAPKRSCVGKARERLTL from the exons ATGTCTCACGGAGGAGACAGTTATGTTAAGCGGGGGATCTCTTGGAGACACCGAGAAATTATGGACCTCCTTCACttttggggagaggaaaaaatacaggaggCACTTCGGAATACACACAGAAACCTTGACTACTTCGAACGCATCTCCGAGCAGATGGCAACAAGGGGACATAGAAGATCGGCTCTGGAGTGCAGGTCTAAGACCAAGACCATGCGTCTCGAATACGAAAAGGTTGTTGCGCATAACAACAGGTCTGGAAATGCACCCATCACTTGCCCCTACTACCGTGAGCTTGAGAGTATTCTACGTGGTGATGCAAGTGTTAACCCGAAACGCATCGCAAGAAGCATGGTGCTGCAGGTGGTGGGTCAAGTGCAGCCGGAAACATTGGTGCTCCAGAGGGGATCAGAAGAGCTTTTCTCCCACGACCTACACACCTGTAATCCCGCGGAAATAAGAATGTCAACACCTTATCATACAG AAGACTGTGATGGCCTGATTGAGGCAGAAGGGCATGCTCTGGAACCAGACCTGGATGCCACACCGGATGGCCTCCTTGATGATG GTTTCATTGACCGGGGATTCACCATGCAGGAAGATTTTTTGGACAAGGAAAACAACCCCCCATCACCACGTTCTACTGCTGAAG GTTCCATGGAAATGACAACGCCAGATTTATCGCCAGGAACACGCCTGGACAACATCAGATGTCGGAAAAGGCCTGTGTCTGCTATTACCAGTGCAGCAGAGAAGTTACTTAGTCTAGCATCCGCAGAACACCAGGAGGAGTTGGCCCTTCGAAGGCAGGAGCAAGAGGAGACCAAAAAGTGGCGTGAGGAGGAGGGCCGCAGACACCAGGAATTTCTTCAGGAGACCAGGCTCGAGCGAAGAATGTTCCAAGATGCATGGTCACAAAACCTGGAGGTGATGCGTGCGACTGTGCAAACTCTTAAATCCTTTGGTGAGGCTTTCCTGATGCAGCAAACACCCAAACTCCCAGAACTGACCAATGGTCATGTGGAAGACATCGCCACAGATAACACCAGGAAGGGTGCACCCAAAAGATCGTGTGTGGGGAAGGCCAGGGAGCGACTCACCCTATAG